From a region of the Pan paniscus chromosome 19, NHGRI_mPanPan1-v2.0_pri, whole genome shotgun sequence genome:
- the LOC106634422 gene encoding uncharacterized protein LOC106634422: MPGDRIHPASDSIQSGAKASFNPPPSSQYKPKFWNKSFPTPPSEKLPGSRQCLLPSLQQEAQLANCRCAPGGRWMQGIDRWIPSIPPLHNHSAVNRRHFSAPQKLHADCKKEMLDGGVPGTTVRVSFDFSCLEMVRELWMWNVE, from the exons ATGCCAGGTGATAGAATCCACCCTGCCTCTGACAGCATCCAATCTGGAGCAAAGGCTTCTTTCAACCCTCCCCCAAGCTCCCAGTACAAGCCCAAATTCTGGAACAAGTCTTTTCCAACACCTCCTTCAGAGAAACTCCCTGGCTCCAGGCAGTGCTTGCTCCCCTCACTGCAGCAGGAAGCCCAGCTTGCGAACTGCAGGTGTGCTCCAGGTGGTCGCTGGATGCAGGGTATTGACAGATGGATCCCATCAATACCCCCACTGCATAACCAT AGTGCAGTGAATAGAAGACACTTCTCTGCACCCCAAAAGCTCCATGCTGATTGCAAGAAGGAAATGCTGGATGGAGGGGTTCCTGGAACTACTGTGAGGG tttcttttgaTTTCTCCTGCTTAGAAATGGTGAGAGAACTTTGGATGTGGAATGTGGAGTAG